A single genomic interval of Musa acuminata AAA Group cultivar baxijiao chromosome BXJ3-4, Cavendish_Baxijiao_AAA, whole genome shotgun sequence harbors:
- the LOC135584572 gene encoding protein yippee-like At4g27745, which yields MAELIGPRVYSCSNCRNHVCLHDDIISKAFQGRNGRAFLFSHAMNVVVGPKEDRQLMTGLHTVADIYCRDCREVLGWKYERAYEETQKYKEGKFIFEKPKIVKENW from the exons ATGGCGGAATTGATCGGGCCTCGTGTTTACAGCTGCAGCAATTGCCGAAACCACGTCTGCCTTCACGATGATATCATATCCAAAGCATTTCAG GGGAGAAACGGGCGTGCCTTTCTGTTTTCTCATGCCATGAATGTTGTCGTGGGGCCAAAGGAAGATAGGCAGCTGATGACAGGGCTGCATACGGTTGCCGACATTTACTGCCGTGATTGCCGTGAGGTGTTGGGATGGAAGTATGAAAGAGCTTATGAAGAGACACAGAAGTACAAAGAAGGGAAGTTCATATTTGAGAAACCCAAGATTGTCAAGGAGAACTGGTAG
- the LOC103983232 gene encoding probable F-box protein At4g22060: MDFVKRRRIASYTCKEEDQEEEGEEEEEGLDAKRRDWLSLTEPLLRAVLRRLDSLEDFFAFRGVCRSWRELAAPTPDALSAQLPLILLTRFPAYTEAFYDLDRRRLYRAQLPWRVHSRRSVAYAHGHLITATDPPNSKLLLWNIFSESRIRLPKVPEPFRRVRLSSHPSDPALDCIVVLFAKRSTVLQYCRVGDSLWTIRDWSMLRMVDDMIFFRDNRLYALTATMQLVVVDLAADPKLWLLGDGGGRAAEGHRERWLAESGGELMVLCHRFRGGFDVCRWDSGSCSWVEVLDLGGRTVFLGSMGFAGSIAAAGSGIRENCIYYVSSRKDAWYVFSLEEQSVEVVYPDSPGLLRGQSPLDPVWPSKNLGPTSQVYGQ; this comes from the exons ATGGATTTTGTCAAACGGCGAAGGATAGCTTCCTATACTTGCAAAGAGGAGGATcaggaagaggaaggggaagaggaagaggagggcttGGACGCGAAGAGGAGGGATTGGTTGTCCCTGACGGAGCCCCTGCTGCGGGCGGTGCTGCGGCGCCTCGACAGCCTCGAGGATTTCTTCGCCTTCCGGGGCGTCTGCCGCAGCTGGCGAGAGCTCGCCGCCCCGACCCCGGACGCCCTCTCCGCCCAGCTCCCGCTCATCCTCTTGACCCGCTTCCCTGCATACACCGAGGCCTTCTACGACCTCGACCGCCGCCGCCTCTACCGTGCCCAGCTCCCATGGCGCGTCCACTCTCGCCGATCCGTCGCCTACGCCCACGGCCACCTCATCACCGCCACCGATCCCCCCAACTCCAAGCTTCTACTCTGGAACATCTTCTCGGAGTCTCGCATCCGCCTTCCCAAGGTTCCCGAGCCCTTCCGCCGCGTCCGCCTCTCCTCGCACCCGTCCGACCCCGCCCTCGACTGCATCGTTGTCCTCTTCGCCAAGAGGAGCACCGTGCTGCAGTATTGCCGCGTCGGGGACTCCCTCTGGACCATCCGCGACTGGAGTATGCTGCGGATGGTTGACGACATGATCTTCTTCCGGGATAACAGGCTCTACGCTCTGACCGCCACGATGCAGCTCGTCGTCGTGGACCTCGCCGCCGATCCAAAACTCTGGCTACTGGGCGACGGTGGCGGTAGAGCAGCGGAAGGGCATCGGGAACGTTGGCTTGCCGAGTCAGGTGGGGAGTTGATGGTTCTCTGCCACAGGTTCAGGGGTGGGTTCGATGTTTGCCGCTGGGACTCGGGAAGTTGTAGCTGGGTAGAGGTGCTTGACTTGGGCGGAAGGACAGTATTCCTTGGGTCAATGGGGTTTGCCGGGTCGATTGCCGCCGCTGGATCGGGGATAAGAGAGAACTGCATTTATTATGTAAGCTCCCGGAAAGATGCGTGGTATGTGTTCTCGTTGGAAGAGCAATCCGTCGAGGTTGTCTACCCTGATTCACCTGGTTTGCTCAGGGGCCAGTCTCCACTGGACCCTGTATGG CCTTCTAAGAATCTTGGCCCAACGTCACAAGTTTACGGGCAGTAA